One Candidatus Desulfatibia profunda genomic window carries:
- a CDS encoding tyrosine-type recombinase/integrase: MLSSVRVFFQHLVRKGIYEQNPLQDIPLLPENDIVPFVFTPEQIDQLLIAVCKRIRKAQWCYLKDLSQYMAMVLIARCGLRISEPLRLMRNHYRQEEKTLYIEKTKFKKDRLIPVPMAVATEIENYLAVRDTLLKNYHVPYLLIGNLRGKLQQNSVSYTFRQAVKAIGLDQPRQVIGNKNFSSPTVHSLRYYAAFRIMPSCLPVFDRDSDPSWLTP, translated from the coding sequence GTACGCGTTTTCTTCCAACATTTGGTGCGTAAAGGCATCTATGAACAAAACCCTTTGCAGGATATTCCTCTTCTGCCGGAAAACGATATTGTTCCTTTTGTATTTACACCCGAACAAATTGATCAATTGCTTATCGCAGTTTGTAAAAGAATCCGTAAGGCCCAATGGTGTTACTTAAAAGATCTGTCCCAATACATGGCCATGGTGCTGATCGCTCGATGCGGGCTGCGGATCTCGGAGCCGCTGCGGCTGATGCGCAACCATTACCGGCAAGAGGAAAAGACGCTTTATATTGAAAAAACCAAATTTAAAAAGGATCGTCTGATCCCCGTTCCGATGGCTGTGGCCACAGAGATCGAAAACTATCTGGCGGTGCGAGATACCCTGCTGAAAAACTATCATGTCCCATACCTTCTAATCGGTAATCTTCGAGGAAAATTACAACAAAACTCGGTTAGCTATACTTTTCGCCAGGCTGTGAAAGCTATCGGCCTTGACCAGCCAAGACAGGTTATCGGCAATAAAAACTTCAGCTCGCCCACGGTGCACAGTCTAAGGTATTATGCCGCGTTCCGGATTATGCCGAGTTGCTTACCAGTTTTCGATAGAGATTCTGACCCTTCTTGGTTAACGCCATAA